The Rosa rugosa chromosome 3, drRosRugo1.1, whole genome shotgun sequence sequence GAATTGACAAAAATGCCCTTGAATATCagcaatattattattattattattttttgaaatggggctggtgcggctgccctcaagccttcattaatgaaattgcatgTAATACAAAGGGCGCTGCCggggcggggggggggggggggggggggggaacgtAGAGCCTGAGCccaatattacaataagcatcaagaaaacatcctgaaataatatcaaaagTCTCCACTAAGTctatattctaacaagcaccaattagcgaagagtgcaacaggctactccatttgctttaactaaagcggtgacataacggaaagattacTCTATTACGAAAAAACATAATTGCAAAtaacacagctttcctactatgttgctgtATGGATACAAATCCAGCGATACtccatttcatcctgccactaggaggttgtgtccatttgatcaagtaaATGACTCGCCGCCCCGCTAGGCCaaacaaggcacactgagtgtgcatactGGAACCAAGCTCACGTCGCCCTATCATATAGAGATAGGATCGGACCTATTGCTGGCAATAAGCCACATCTAATTAAACATAAaaagcaataaaacataaaataaagcatAACATAAAACCAGTTGGGACCTGAGCCCAtgcccaatatcagcaaaattTAACAGTGTTAGTAGTTAAGGTATCAAAATACTAACGCAGTGAAATTTAAGGTAGGCAAATGCAAAAATTGAGtagttgaaaataaaaatagtcTCATAATTTGAGAGGTATTTTGCAATTAatcctttctcttttttataTGGAAAACCAGGTTTGGATTTAATAAAGAATGTTCAAGTGCAAGCAATAATTGGACCAAAATCATCAATGCAAGCCAACTTTCTAATTGATCTTGGAGACAAAGCTCAGGTTCCCTTAATCTCTTTTTTGGCAACAAGTCCTTCCCTTAGTTCGAAAGGTAGTCCATATTTTTTTCGAGCAACAGAAATTGATTCCTCTCAAGTAAGAGCCATAAGTAATATCATCAAAAATTTTGGATGGAGAGAAGCTGTGCCAATCTATGTAGACAATCAGTTTGGAGAGGGAGTATTACCTTACTTGGTTGATGCCTTGCAACAAGTCAAGGCTCGTATCCCTTACCGAAGTGTCATACCCCCAATGGCCACTGATGATCAACTTGTTGCAGAGCTTTACAAATTGATGACAATGCAAACTCGAGTCTTCATTGTCCACATGTCTTATGATCTTGGTTCTCGAGTTTTTGGCAAAGCACGAGAGCTAGGAATGATGAATGAAGGCTATGTTTGGATCATGACTGATGGATTAACCAATTATTTAAGTACATTGAATGATTCAGTCATGAATTCCATGGAAGGCTCATTAGGAGTGAGGCCTTATGTGCCAAGAACAAAAGAACTCATCGACTTTCGAGTACGATGGAGAAGGAAATTCCAACAGGAAAATCCAGCCATTGATACTGCCGAATTAGATTTCTTTGGACTTTGGGCTTATGATGCTACTTATGCCTTAGCCACGGCAATTGAAAATGTTGGCACTACAATATTTGGCTTCCAAAACACTACCAGTAATACCTCCATGATCAACTCATCAATTGATCTTGAAACTTTTAGGGTCTCCCAAAGTGGCCAACTACTTCGCCAATCCTTGTCACGTACTAGATTTAAAGGTCTAACTGgagatttcagttttgttaatGGGGAGTTACAATCTTCAGCATTCGAAATAGTGAATGTGAATGGTGATGGAGCAGTAAGAACTATTGGATTTTGGACATCACAGGGTGGACTTTTGAAAAAGATTTCACTCAATTCTACAAACGCAAACAATGTGGGATTAAGATCTATTATATGGCCCGGAGATTCTACCTCTATTCCAAAGGGATGGGAGATCCCCACAAATGGGAAAAAGTTGAGAGTAGGAGTTCCTGTGGATAATGGTTTTCCTGAATTTGTTAAGGTGGTACTTGATCCCATCACAAATACAACAGAAGCAACTGGTTCGTGTATAGACATATTTAATGCTGCAATACAAAAATTACCATATGCTGTTACTTATGACTTCATTCCCTTTGCTTTGAGCAAGCCTGACGGGACTCCTGCTAGCACATATAATGATTTGGTTCAGCAAGTTTTTCTTGGGGTAAGTAGTACTTGAATTATCAGCTCTCAAAATTTCATTTCTTATGATTGCATCAAAGTTAATTTCTAGAACTCAATGAAACGAAATTAGCAGTTCACTTTTGCACGTTGGCAGAACTTCGACGCTGTAGTAGCAGCGACGACAATTAGAGGAAACAGGTCTTTGTATGTGGACTTCACATTGCCTTTCACCGAATCAGGAGTAGGGATGTTGGTGCCAATGAAAGATCAGAACAAGAGTAAAAACGCGTGGTTCTTCTTGCAACCTTTGGCCAAGGACCTTTGGCTCTCAACTGTTTGCTGTTTTATCTTCATAGCTTTTGTGATTTGGTTTCTGGAACATCGTATTAATGGAGACTTTCGCGGAAATCCTTGGCGTCAAATCAGCACAAGCTTTTGGTTTTCATTCTCAACAATCACTTTCTCGCAAAGTAAGTAAAATATATACTCCAGGAAAATATGACATTTAACATGTGTGAAAAAGATTTTATTCTTAAATGTCAAATCTGGAATTTCTACCACTAAACGGTTTAACACAAGTAAAGCATTTTTATGTCGACTATTGCTCCTGTCAAAGCTTCCTAGGACTCTGTCGCAaagtatatatatgttttgtgaACTTGATAGATATTGATTTTTATATGTGCATGACCGAATTGCATGACTGAAACTTAGCTATGTACTTCATCTTGAAACTCTAATGGTTATCGTACATGTAGAGAGAGCTTGTATTGGCAAACTTAAAATTTTGACATCAATATACAGGAGAGAGAGTGGTTAGCAATTCGGCAAGGTTTGTGGTGCTCATCTGGGTGTTTGTTATAATGATATTGACACAAAGCTACACGGCTAGTCTAACGTCACGATTAACTATCCAACAACTCCAGCCAACTTATACCGACATAAACGAGCTTATAAACAACAAGGAGTATGTGGGCTACCCGGAGGGTTCTTTTGTATATGAGCTTTTGATACAAAGTGGTTTTGATCCTTCCATGATTAGGGTTTATAAATCGATAGATGAGTGTGATGATCTTTTGACAAAAGGGAGCAGAAAAGGTGGTATTTCCGCTGCCATTGACGAAACACCCTTGATTAGGCTTTTTCTTGCAAAATTTTGCTCAAAATATACCATGGTTGGGCCAATATTTAAAACTGATGGTTTTGCCTTCGTAAGATCTCCCTCTCAAATTTATTAATACAAAGTAGTACTACTCTATTAAATTTAAACTAATTTGGAATGCTTTTTAATTTTCTCCTTTTCTATTATTTTATAGGTATTTCGTAAAGGTTCTCCTCTTGCACCTGATATTTCAAGGGCAATTTTGAACGTGACCGAGGGAGACGAGatgaaagaaattgaaaaaaaatggtTCAGTAAACAAACTGAGTGTTCAACTACTAAACCAATGGTCTCTGA is a genomic window containing:
- the LOC133735941 gene encoding glutamate receptor 2.1-like isoform X2, with product MCFRARIRISGSAGCLAPILALYKCHLRILQRITIRNNMKKTKPTNYLTCSFLLFLVSLNFSLATAVEQNTSTIAVNVGVILDDLDSITAKVWLSCINMALSDFHTSPDSSKSTRLVLNIRDSRADVVDAAAAGLDLIKNVQVQAIIGPKSSMQANFLIDLGDKAQVPLISFLATSPSLSSKGSPYFFRATEIDSSQVRAISNIIKNFGWREAVPIYVDNQFGEGVLPYLVDALQQVKARIPYRSVIPPMATDDQLVAELYKLMTMQTRVFIVHMSYDLGSRVFGKARELGMMNEGYVWIMTDGLTNYLSTLNDSVMNSMEGSLGVRPYVPRTKELIDFRVRWRRKFQQENPAIDTAELDFFGLWAYDATYALATAIENVGTTIFGFQNTTSNTSMINSSIDLETFRVSQSGQLLRQSLSRTRFKGLTGDFSFVNGELQSSAFEIVNVNGDGAVRTIGFWTSQGGLLKKISLNSTNANNVGLRSIIWPGDSTSIPKGWEIPTNGKKLRVGVPVDNGFPEFVKVVLDPITNTTEATGSCIDIFNAAIQKLPYAVTYDFIPFALSKPDGTPASTYNDLVQQVFLGNFDAVVAATTIRGNRSLYVDFTLPFTESGVGMLVPMKDQNKSKNAWFFLQPLAKDLWLSTVCCFIFIAFVIWFLEHRINGDFRGNPWRQISTSFWFSFSTITFSQRERVVSNSARFVVLIWVFVIMILTQSYTASLTSRLTIQQLQPTYTDINELINNKEYVGYPEGSFVYELLIQSGFDPSMIRVYKSIDECDDLLTKGSRKGGISAAIDETPLIRLFLAKFCSKYTMVGPIFKTDGFAFVFRKGSPLAPDISRAILNVTEGDEMKEIEKKWFSKQTECSTTKPMVSESKKLGLDTFWGLFSVVGAASLFALLISTLYFCTHDDDSVIVTGTPPNDASNSDFNDSLGEQGTAVDQRSLIIPMHIGTESDSLNHQILANTSPQHEGAEENNA
- the LOC133735941 gene encoding glutamate receptor 2.1-like isoform X1; the protein is MCFRARIRISGSAGCLAPILALYKCHLRILQRITIRNNMKKTKPTNYLTCSFLLFLVSLNFSLATAVEQNTSTIAVNVGVILDDLDSITAKVWLSCINMALSDFHTSPDSSKSTRLVLNIRDSRADVVDAAAAGLDLIKNVQVQAIIGPKSSMQANFLIDLGDKAQVPLISFLATSPSLSSKGSPYFFRATEIDSSQVRAISNIIKNFGWREAVPIYVDNQFGEGVLPYLVDALQQVKARIPYRSVIPPMATDDQLVAELYKLMTMQTRVFIVHMSYDLGSRVFGKARELGMMNEGYVWIMTDGLTNYLSTLNDSVMNSMEGSLGVRPYVPRTKELIDFRVRWRRKFQQENPAIDTAELDFFGLWAYDATYALATAIENVGTTIFGFQNTTSNTSMINSSIDLETFRVSQSGQLLRQSLSRTRFKGLTGDFSFVNGELQSSAFEIVNVNGDGAVRTIGFWTSQGGLLKKISLNSTNANNVGLRSIIWPGDSTSIPKGWEIPTNGKKLRVGVPVDNGFPEFVKVVLDPITNTTEATGSCIDIFNAAIQKLPYAVTYDFIPFALSKPDGTPASTYNDLVQQVFLGFTFARWQNFDAVVAATTIRGNRSLYVDFTLPFTESGVGMLVPMKDQNKSKNAWFFLQPLAKDLWLSTVCCFIFIAFVIWFLEHRINGDFRGNPWRQISTSFWFSFSTITFSQRERVVSNSARFVVLIWVFVIMILTQSYTASLTSRLTIQQLQPTYTDINELINNKEYVGYPEGSFVYELLIQSGFDPSMIRVYKSIDECDDLLTKGSRKGGISAAIDETPLIRLFLAKFCSKYTMVGPIFKTDGFAFVFRKGSPLAPDISRAILNVTEGDEMKEIEKKWFSKQTECSTTKPMVSESKKLGLDTFWGLFSVVGAASLFALLISTLYFCTHDDDSVIVTGTPPNDASNSDFNDSLGEQGTAVDQRSLIIPMHIGTESDSLNHQILANTSPQHEGAEENNA